From the Actinomycetes bacterium genome, the window GGCTTCCCCCCCGAGCGGGTCATGGGCCAGGCCGGCATGCTCGACACCGCCCGGTTCAAGTACTTCCTGGCCGAGGAGTTCGGCACCAGCCCGGACAAGGTCGAGGCGATGACCCTCGGGTCCCACGGCGACACCATGGTGCCGATGCCGAGCATGGTCAGGGTCGACGGCAAGCCCCTCACCGACCTGGCCGACGCCGACACCATCGAGCGGCTGGTGCAGCGGACCCGCGACGGCGGCGCCGAGGTGGTCGCCCTGCTCAAGTCGGGCTCGGCCTACTACGCGCCGTCGAGTGCGGCCGCGCGGATGGTGGAGGCGGTGCTGACCGACTCGAGGGCGGTCATGCCGGTGTGCGCCTGGGTCAGCGGCCAGTACGGCATCGCCGACGTCTACCTGGGGGTCCCGGCCCGGCTGGGCCGGGGCGGCGTGCGCGAGGTGGTGGAGCTGCCCCTCACCGACTCCGAGCTTGCCGAGCTGCGCGAGGCGGCCGAGGCGGTCCGCTCCAAGCAGGCCGACGTCGCCAAGCTGACCGGGTGAGTGCCGCGGGCGGCCTGGGGTGACCGAGCGCGTCCTGTCGACCCGCGAGCTCAACCGGGCGGTGCTCGCCTCAGGACTTGGGGCCGGACTAGGACCCGGACTCGGACTAGGACCCGGACTGGGAGTAGTCGGGCTGGTGCACCGCCACCACGTCCGGCTCGCCGAGACCGAGCAGACCGACATCTACAGCGAGCGCGCCACCTGGGGCTGACGCCGCCACCACGGGCCGGGATCGGTACGCTCTCAGGTACGAGGGAGCCGAGATTCCCCCGGTCGACGGGCGTGCGGCGCCGCCGGCAGGGTACTGGCAGGTGTGCGGGCCGCGATCAGGAGGTCATGACATGGCAGGGAACAGCTTCGGAGCCAGTGCCGGCCTGGAGGCCGGGGGCCGGTCCCACGAGATCTTCCGCCTCGACGCGCTGTCGTCGGTGGCCGACGTGGGGCGGCTGCCGTTCTCGCTGAAGATCCTGCTCGAGAACCTGCTCCGCAACGAGGACGGCAGCGCCGTCACCGCCGAGGACATCGAGGCGTTCGCGCGCTGGGACCCGATGACTTCCAATGACCGGGAGATCGCGTTCGCCCCGGCCCGGGTGCTGATGCAGGACTTCACCGGCGTGCCCGCCGTGGTCGACCTGGCCGCCATGCGCGACGCCATGGCCGGGCTGGGCGGCAACCGGGCCAGGATCAACCCGCTGGCCCCGGCCGAGCTGGTCATCGACCACTCGGTCGTCGCCGACGTGGCCGGGCGACCGGACGCCTTCGTCCGCAACGCCGAGCTCGAGTTCGAGCGCAACCGGGAGCGCTACGCGTTCCTGCGCTGGGGCCAGCAGGCGTTCGCCGACTTCAAGGTCGTGCCGCCCGACACCGGCATCGTCCACCAGGTCAACCTCGAGTACCTGGCCCGGGTGGTGTTCGTGGGCGACCGTGGCCAGGCCTACCCCGACACCCTGGTCGGCACCGACTCCCACACCCCGATGGTCAACGGTCTGGGCGTGCTCGGCTGGGGCGTGGGCGGGATCGAGGCCGAGGCGGCCATGCTCGGCCAGCCGATCTCGATGCTGATGCCCAAGGTCGTCGGGTTCAGGCTCGCCGGCGAGCTGCCGGAGGGGTCGACCGCCACCGACCTCGTGCTCACGGTCACCGAGCTGCTCCGCAAGCAGGGCGTGGTCGGCAAGTTCGTGGAGTTCTACGGGC encodes:
- the mdh gene encoding malate dehydrogenase translates to MKVTVVGAGKYGSTTVQRIAEKDLADEVVMTDIVEGLPQGLALDMNQSRPLEGFQTRVVGTNGYEETAGSDVAVITAGLPRKPGMSRMDLLETNARIVGEVTRKVVDASPDAVLIVVSNPLDEMTALAAEVSGFPPERVMGQAGMLDTARFKYFLAEEFGTSPDKVEAMTLGSHGDTMVPMPSMVRVDGKPLTDLADADTIERLVQRTRDGGAEVVALLKSGSAYYAPSSAAARMVEAVLTDSRAVMPVCAWVSGQYGIADVYLGVPARLGRGGVREVVELPLTDSELAELREAAEAVRSKQADVAKLTG